A region of Sulfitobacter faviae DNA encodes the following proteins:
- a CDS encoding amino acid ABC transporter ATP-binding protein, with product MAETAQMKVSDEVAIRIDNMNKWYGAFHVLRDINLTVHRGERIVICGPSGSGKSTLIRCINALEEHQKGTIEVDGTLLSSDLKNIDKIRSEVGMCFQHFNLFPHLTILENCTLAPIWVRKTPKKEAEETAMHFLEKVKIPDQANKYPGQLSGGQQQRVAIARSLCMRPRVMLFDEPTSALDPEMIKEVLDTMIELAEEGMTMLCVTHEMGFARQVANRVIFMDEGQIVEQNEPEAFFNNPQSPRTQLFLSQILGH from the coding sequence ATGGCTGAGACCGCACAAATGAAAGTATCCGACGAAGTCGCGATCCGCATCGACAACATGAACAAGTGGTACGGGGCATTCCACGTGCTGCGCGACATCAATCTGACCGTGCACCGGGGCGAGCGGATCGTGATCTGCGGGCCTTCGGGTTCGGGCAAGTCGACGCTGATCCGCTGCATCAACGCACTGGAAGAGCATCAGAAGGGCACCATCGAGGTCGATGGCACGCTTCTGTCCTCGGACCTCAAGAACATCGACAAGATCCGCTCCGAGGTCGGCATGTGCTTCCAGCACTTCAACCTCTTCCCGCATCTGACGATCCTTGAGAACTGCACGCTGGCGCCGATCTGGGTCCGCAAGACACCCAAGAAGGAAGCCGAGGAAACGGCGATGCATTTCCTTGAAAAGGTGAAGATCCCCGATCAGGCCAATAAGTATCCCGGCCAGCTTTCGGGCGGTCAGCAGCAGCGTGTGGCGATTGCCCGTTCGCTCTGCATGCGCCCGCGGGTCATGCTGTTCGATGAGCCGACATCGGCGCTCGACCCCGAGATGATCAAAGAGGTGCTCGACACGATGATCGAGCTTGCCGAAGAGGGCATGACCATGCTTTGCGTGACCCACGAGATGGGATTTGCCCGTCAGGTGGCGAACCGCGTGATCTTCATGGACGAAGGCCAGATTGTTGAGCAGAACGAGCCGGAGGCTTTCTTCAACAACCCGCAAAGCCCGCGCACGCAGCTGTTCCTGAGCCAGATTCTCGGGCACTGA
- a CDS encoding SixA phosphatase family protein codes for MRRLILMRHAKSDWSHGTSDHDRPLNARGRGAAQALGNWLRAEALLPDAVLCSTAARTRETCARLALPEGCRVEYLRELYLAEPDQIITSLRQRGTGNTLLLVAHNPGIAAAAAGLLQQPPEQEAFDRYPSGATTVLDFAVESWAEVAPGSGLLHAFTVPKQLV; via the coding sequence ATGCGCCGCCTGATCCTGATGCGACACGCGAAATCGGACTGGTCCCATGGGACCAGCGACCACGACCGCCCCTTGAACGCCCGCGGGCGCGGGGCGGCCCAAGCCCTCGGCAATTGGCTGCGCGCAGAGGCGCTGCTGCCTGATGCGGTGCTCTGCTCAACGGCGGCCCGCACCCGCGAAACCTGCGCCCGCTTGGCGCTGCCTGAGGGTTGTCGGGTGGAGTACCTGCGCGAACTCTACCTCGCCGAGCCTGATCAGATCATCACCAGCCTGCGCCAGCGCGGCACGGGCAACACCCTGCTTCTGGTGGCGCATAACCCCGGCATCGCTGCTGCCGCCGCAGGGCTGTTGCAGCAGCCGCCCGAACAGGAAGCCTTTGATCGCTACCCCTCGGGCGCGACGACGGTGTTGGATTTCGCGGTTGAAAGCTGGGCCGAGGTGGCCCCCGGCAGCGGCCTGCTGCACGCCTTCACCGTCCCCAAACAACTGGTTTAA
- the argB gene encoding acetylglutamate kinase, translated as MRTQDMNRDWIATAQTLSQALPFLQRYADATVVIKLGGHAMGSDDAMDEFARDVALMRQVGVNPVIVHGGGPMINDMLARLNIKSEFVNGKRVTDAATMEVVEMVLSGLVNARIVQAISEQGGRAVGVSGKDSGLIVCDPEDPALGLVGNPTQVNPRILRDFADKGIIPVIAPLGMGRGGETYNINGDTAAGAIAGALEADRLLLLTDVAGVKDGNGEVVTDLTASQINEMIADGTIAGGMIPKVQTALDALEGGVRAAVILDGRAPNACLLELFTEHGAGSIIRKG; from the coding sequence ATGAGAACGCAAGACATGAACCGCGACTGGATCGCCACCGCCCAAACCCTCAGCCAAGCTCTGCCCTTTTTGCAACGCTACGCCGATGCCACCGTGGTCATCAAATTGGGCGGCCATGCGATGGGCAGCGACGACGCGATGGACGAATTTGCCCGCGATGTCGCGCTGATGCGGCAGGTGGGGGTGAACCCGGTGATCGTCCATGGCGGCGGCCCGATGATCAACGACATGCTGGCGCGGTTGAACATCAAATCCGAATTCGTGAACGGCAAACGGGTGACCGATGCCGCGACCATGGAAGTGGTCGAGATGGTGCTCTCGGGCCTCGTCAACGCGCGGATCGTGCAGGCGATCTCGGAGCAAGGCGGCCGCGCGGTTGGTGTTTCGGGCAAAGACAGCGGGTTGATCGTTTGCGACCCCGAAGACCCCGCTCTGGGCCTCGTGGGCAATCCGACACAGGTCAACCCGCGTATCCTGCGGGACTTTGCCGACAAGGGCATCATTCCCGTCATCGCGCCGCTCGGCATGGGCCGCGGGGGGGAGACCTATAACATCAACGGCGACACCGCCGCTGGCGCCATCGCGGGCGCATTGGAGGCCGACCGCTTGCTGCTGCTGACGGATGTGGCGGGCGTCAAGGACGGCAACGGCGAGGTTGTGACAGACCTGACGGCGAGCCAGATCAACGAGATGATCGCCGATGGCACCATTGCGGGCGGGATGATTCCCAAAGTGCAAACCGCGCTGGACGCGCTCGAAGGCGGTGTGCGGGCGGCGGTCATCCTCGACGGGCGCGCGCCCAATGCCTGCCTGTTGGAGCTTTTCACCGAACACGGCGCGGGCAGCATCATTCGCAAGGGTTAG
- the yihA gene encoding ribosome biogenesis GTP-binding protein YihA/YsxC — MQVNYTIAEEPDAPSAEKGRMLFAGETTFVKGVVAMDGLPPPDRMEVCFAGRSNVGKSTLINALTGMKALARASNTPGRTQEINFFTAGEEHYLVDLPGYGYANAPLPVVEKWQRLLKQYLSGRQTLRRAFVLIDARHGVKKVDDEIMSLLDSSAVTFQVVLTKADKVKEAERAKILSQVKDALSKHPAAYPEIVVTSSEKGWGIPTLRAIIATLV, encoded by the coding sequence ATGCAAGTGAACTACACCATCGCCGAAGAGCCGGACGCCCCGAGCGCCGAGAAGGGCCGGATGCTTTTCGCCGGTGAGACGACATTCGTCAAAGGCGTGGTGGCGATGGATGGGCTGCCGCCCCCCGACCGGATGGAGGTCTGCTTTGCCGGGCGCTCCAACGTCGGGAAATCGACGCTGATCAACGCCCTGACCGGGATGAAAGCGCTGGCGCGGGCCTCGAACACGCCGGGCCGGACGCAAGAGATCAACTTTTTCACCGCCGGGGAAGAGCACTACCTCGTCGACCTGCCGGGCTATGGCTATGCCAATGCGCCGCTGCCAGTGGTCGAGAAGTGGCAGCGCCTGCTGAAACAATACCTCTCGGGCCGCCAGACCCTGCGCCGCGCCTTCGTGCTGATCGACGCGCGCCATGGCGTGAAGAAGGTCGATGATGAGATCATGTCCCTGCTCGACAGTTCCGCCGTCACCTTTCAGGTCGTGCTGACCAAGGCGGATAAGGTCAAGGAAGCCGAACGCGCAAAGATCCTGTCACAGGTGAAAGACGCGCTGAGCAAACACCCCGCTGCCTACCCGGAGATTGTCGTGACATCTTCGGAAAAGGGCTGGGGCATCCCTACGCTGCGTGCCATCATCGCCACGCTGGTATAG
- a CDS encoding MOSC domain-containing protein — MQVTALNRHPLKAHGRETVERVTLRAGQSMPYDRLWAVAHDASKAAPGDWARCLNFTRGASSPQLQAIKAKLDETTEMLTLRHPARGEITFQPDREQAAFLDWVRPLVAEGRAAPVDILRLDGRGYTDSAEPTLSLNSLTSHRAVEELAAAPLQTARWRGNIWFDGAAPWAEFDWLGRDLKIGEARLHVSKRITRCLATTVNTDTGARDVDTLAALDQLGHRDFGVTLTVTKGGEIAVGDELELI; from the coding sequence ATGCAGGTCACCGCGCTCAACCGGCATCCGCTCAAGGCCCATGGCCGCGAGACGGTTGAGCGAGTGACCCTGCGCGCCGGGCAATCCATGCCCTACGACCGGCTCTGGGCCGTGGCCCATGACGCCTCCAAAGCCGCGCCGGGAGATTGGGCGCGGTGTTTGAATTTCACCCGGGGGGCCTCTTCGCCACAGTTGCAGGCGATCAAAGCCAAGCTGGATGAGACCACTGAGATGCTCACCCTGCGCCATCCGGCGCGCGGCGAAATCACCTTTCAGCCGGATCGCGAACAGGCTGCCTTCCTCGACTGGGTGCGCCCGCTGGTGGCCGAAGGCCGCGCTGCCCCGGTGGATATCCTCCGCCTTGATGGCCGCGGCTATACCGACAGCGCGGAGCCGACGCTGTCGCTCAACAGCCTCACCTCCCATCGCGCCGTCGAAGAACTGGCAGCTGCCCCGCTGCAAACCGCCCGCTGGCGCGGCAACATCTGGTTTGACGGCGCCGCCCCTTGGGCCGAGTTCGACTGGCTGGGGCGCGACTTGAAAATCGGCGAAGCACGGCTGCATGTGTCCAAACGCATCACCCGCTGCCTTGCCACCACCGTAAACACCGACACCGGCGCGCGCGACGTGGACACGCTCGCCGCACTCGACCAATTGGGTCACCGGGATTTCGGTGTTACCCTGACCGTCACCAAGGGCGGAGAGATCGCCGTGGGCGACGAACTGGAGCTGATCTGA
- the yidC gene encoding membrane protein insertase YidC, whose translation MDEQNKNLILATALSFAVILVWFLLFPPPEADPALEAGTEISQTVEGTSVPASTADTAAAPGTEDGEGAAPEGRRAALAAAPRVAIATDKVSGSISLMGGRIDDLKLNDYQTTLDADAEIVTLLSPEGSSDAYYALHGWAAGSGLAPDAVPGVDTLWTLSEGETLGVDSPVTLTWDNGAGQVFTRTISVDDQYMFDITQSVTNNGEGAVNLAPFGMIAQHGLPEDLKSFFILHEGAVAMANGELAEVDWDDIAEADVNSTWGRPAVVTEGVTEGWVGFTDHYWQAVLIPDAGETFEQALTYDPRADTYRAFTRQPTRSVAAGESVSTSSKFFAGAKEWETLQDYQSSGVAKFIDSIDWGWFFFLTKPIFWLLHELNKLIGNMGVAIIGLTLLIKAVLFPLAYKSYVSMARMKELQPEMEKLKKEAGDDRQKMQQGMMELYKKNKVNPAAGCLPILLQIPIFFSLYKVIFVTIELRHAPFFGPFQDLSAPDPTSIMNLWGLLPYAAPEPGSMLALIFIGILPLLLGISMFLQQKLNPAPTDPTQQMIFAWMPWVFMFMLGGFASGLVVYWIANNTITFTQQYLIMRSQGYKPDLWGNIKGGFKRTPKSAAANADAKPKSGKSKK comes from the coding sequence ATGGACGAACAGAACAAGAATCTCATCCTTGCCACGGCGCTCAGCTTTGCCGTCATCCTCGTGTGGTTCCTTCTGTTCCCGCCCCCTGAAGCCGACCCAGCATTGGAAGCCGGTACCGAGATCAGCCAAACTGTCGAGGGCACTTCGGTTCCCGCCTCCACCGCCGATACCGCTGCCGCGCCCGGCACGGAAGATGGCGAAGGCGCCGCCCCCGAAGGCCGCCGCGCGGCACTGGCAGCAGCGCCCCGCGTGGCAATCGCGACAGACAAGGTCAGCGGCTCCATCTCGCTCATGGGCGGTCGGATCGACGATCTGAAACTGAACGATTACCAAACCACGCTCGACGCGGATGCCGAAATCGTGACCCTGCTCTCCCCCGAAGGGTCGAGCGATGCTTACTATGCGCTGCACGGTTGGGCCGCCGGTTCGGGCCTCGCCCCCGATGCCGTGCCGGGTGTCGACACGCTTTGGACCCTGAGCGAGGGCGAAACGCTAGGCGTCGACAGCCCCGTGACCCTCACTTGGGACAATGGCGCCGGGCAGGTCTTTACCCGCACCATCTCGGTCGATGACCAATATATGTTCGACATCACCCAGAGCGTGACCAACAACGGCGAAGGCGCGGTGAACCTCGCCCCCTTCGGCATGATCGCGCAGCACGGGCTGCCCGAAGACCTGAAAAGCTTCTTCATCCTGCATGAAGGCGCCGTGGCCATGGCCAATGGTGAACTTGCCGAAGTCGATTGGGACGATATCGCCGAAGCCGATGTGAACAGCACCTGGGGCCGCCCCGCCGTGGTCACCGAAGGCGTCACCGAGGGCTGGGTCGGCTTTACCGATCACTATTGGCAGGCGGTGCTGATCCCCGACGCGGGCGAAACCTTTGAACAGGCGCTCACCTATGATCCGCGCGCGGACACCTACCGCGCCTTCACCCGCCAGCCGACCCGCTCGGTCGCGGCAGGCGAAAGCGTGAGCACCTCCAGCAAGTTTTTCGCCGGTGCCAAGGAATGGGAAACCCTTCAGGATTACCAATCCTCCGGTGTTGCCAAATTCATCGACAGCATCGACTGGGGCTGGTTCTTCTTCCTGACCAAGCCGATCTTCTGGCTGCTGCATGAGCTGAACAAGCTTATCGGCAACATGGGTGTTGCCATCATCGGCCTGACGCTGCTGATCAAGGCGGTCCTCTTCCCGCTGGCGTACAAATCCTACGTCTCCATGGCACGGATGAAAGAGCTTCAGCCCGAGATGGAAAAGCTGAAGAAAGAAGCGGGCGACGACCGTCAGAAGATGCAACAGGGCATGATGGAGCTCTATAAGAAGAACAAGGTGAACCCTGCTGCGGGCTGCCTGCCGATCCTGCTGCAAATCCCGATCTTCTTCTCGCTCTACAAGGTGATTTTCGTCACGATCGAACTGCGCCACGCGCCCTTCTTTGGCCCGTTCCAAGACCTCAGCGCGCCCGATCCGACGTCGATCATGAACCTCTGGGGCCTCTTGCCCTATGCCGCGCCCGAGCCGGGTTCGATGCTGGCGCTGATCTTCATCGGCATCCTGCCGCTGCTCTTGGGTATCTCCATGTTCCTGCAGCAAAAGCTGAACCCGGCGCCCACCGACCCGACACAGCAGATGATCTTTGCATGGATGCCATGGGTTTTCATGTTCATGCTGGGCGGTTTCGCGAGCGGCTTGGTGGTGTACTGGATCGCCAACAACACGATCACCTTCACCCAGCAATATCTGATCATGCGCAGCCAGGGGTACAAACCTGACCTCTGGGGCAACATCAAAGGCGGCTTCAAACGCACGCCCAAGAGCGCTGCCGCCAATGCGGATGCCAAGCCCAAATCGGGCAAGTCGAAAAAGTGA